From the Bacillus sp. FJAT-22090 genome, the window CCATTCACTCTAACAATCTCATCCTGTGGCTTTAAACCAGCCCTATAAGCAGGAGAATCTTTAAGCGGGGAAACAACTACAAATTTTCCACCTGATAGTGTTATTTCTACTCCTATTCCAACTCTCTCTTCTGCAAGTGAAGACTCTTGAGCTACCGCTTCTTCTTTAGTCAAATAACTACTATGAGGATCTTCTAATGCCTCTGCCATCCCTCGAATTGCACCTTCTACAAGTATATTTTCTTTTTTGGCGAATACGGCTTCTTTTCTAATTAATTGAAAAGCTTCATCGATGACTTGGTTGTTACTAATAGACGTAGTAGTTGTTGATTGATCTTTCGCTGGTTTTACCATCCAAAAATAAAAGATTCCTAGTAAGATAACAAACAAAATAACATATAAAAAAATCCGACTTTTGCGCAAGCTATACCTCCTACTTTTCCACTAATATATGTGAGAAAAGAAGAGTTTAATACTTGCCCAAAAATCGGAATTTATTTTAAATTACTTACTAAGTCTGTGAGCATTTGTTCGTCCATTGGACCAACAATTTTATTTTGGATTGTTCCAGTCGTATCAATCATATAAGTAGTAGGAATAGTAATAGCTTGATACGTTTCACCTACTATACCCTCTTCATCAAGAGGTATAGGAAAACTTAGAGCATAATCTTCTTGAAAAGCTTGCACTTTATCAAGTCCAGAATCTGAACTAGTCAAATTAACGGCCAAGATTTCTACATTTTCTTGTTCAGCCTTATCTTCGTAATAGTTTTGCATATGTGGCATTTCAGCTTTACAAGGTGGACACCAAGTAGCCCAAAAGTTTAATACTACCTTTTTCCCTTTATAATCGGACAATGTCACTTCTTTACCATCAAGTGTCGTAAGTGTAAAGTCTGGTGCAGCATCCCCTTTTCCGGTACCATCATTTGCCGGATTTGTTGCAAGATCAGAACCTAATTGCTCATTTGAAATTGCTTCAGTTCTATCCGTATTACTTTTTACAAAGGTAATCGTTGCAATAGCCACTAAACTCGCAATTATCAATAACCCAAATATCTTTTTTTTCACTTTTGTTCCTCCACTCAATTTGTTAGACGTACAAGAGTTTAAGAATTCTATCGCTCCTATTATACGCATAAATGAAGTCAAATACTAATTAATTGTTCAAATCGATTTTACCTATGGAGGAATAAGAAAAACTCGAATTCCATCTTCTAATACTGTTTTCAATCGTTTCCGGAGGTACTTTGGACAGATATTCAATCAAAATAAAAAAACGGCCGAAGCCGTTTTTTTATAAGGAAATATATCTAAGTGGGTTAACTGAGTTTGCTGTCATACCTTCCCAGTTTCCTATATGAATTTCAAAGTGTAAATGAGATCCAGTGGAGTTACCAGTATTACCCATTCCACCAATATGTTCGCCTTTTGATACAACTTGTCCAACACTTACGTTAATTTTACTCAAATGAGCATATAAAGAAGTGAATGTTTGGCCATCAATGGAATGTGTCACCATAATAACATTTCCGTATGTGCTAAGTGGTGATGCATAGGAAACTACTCCATCTGCAGCAGATACCACAGGTGTACCTACTGAGTTAGCAAAATCTACACCATAATGCATTTTACCTTTACCATAAATCGGATGAATACGATAACCGTATCCTGAAGTGAACGTTCCGTTCGCAGGTTTTGTCCATGCCCCAGAAGATACTTCTGGAATAGCTACGGAAGAACCACTTGATGATTGCTGACGTTTTCTTTCTTCAGCAGCTTTACGTTTCTTTTCTTCTGCAATCTTTCTAGCTCTTTCTGCTTGACGCTTTTGTTCTGCCACAATTTTATTTTGTAAATCTGCACTTATATTTAATACTTCTTCATATTCCGTTTCCATCACTTGTTTTTGTTCAAGTAATTTCGATTGTTCTGCCTCTAATTGGTCCACTAAAGTTCCTTTAGAAGCTTTTTGTTTATCAAGAGAAGCTTTTAAATTTACGAGCTTATTTTTACTTTCCTCTTGCTCTTCTAACTTTTTCTCTAAACTAGCTCTTTCTTCTTCTAATTGTTTTTTATCATCTGCTTGTTCTTTTAAAATAGTACGATCCGCTTCCATCAATGTATTTACAGCTGAAAAACGGTCGATGAAATCAACGAAGCTATTAGCACCAAGCAATACGTCTAAATAGCTTACAGAACCACCACTAACTTGTACTGCACGGATACGTTCTTTTAAAAGCTTGTCTCGTTCTTCAATTTTTCGTTCTAATTCTACAATAGAAGCCTTTAATTTTTCAATTTCATCTGTAGTAAGCTTAATCTCATTCAAAACATTAGAAATGTTCTTTTCAGTATCTA encodes:
- a CDS encoding peroxiredoxin family protein; this encodes MKKKIFGLLIIASLVAIATITFVKSNTDRTEAISNEQLGSDLATNPANDGTGKGDAAPDFTLTTLDGKEVTLSDYKGKKVVLNFWATWCPPCKAEMPHMQNYYEDKAEQENVEILAVNLTSSDSGLDKVQAFQEDYALSFPIPLDEEGIVGETYQAITIPTTYMIDTTGTIQNKIVGPMDEQMLTDLVSNLK
- a CDS encoding murein hydrolase activator EnvC family protein — protein: MRKQSKWTLRVLAIATSGALLFTGPSALANSLNDLKSQQKEIEQKKESINSNIKETEGKIDQNESKIDQIMAQIQALDTEILDTEKNISNVLNEIKLTTDEIEKLKASIVELERKIEERDKLLKERIRAVQVSGGSVSYLDVLLGANSFVDFIDRFSAVNTLMEADRTILKEQADDKKQLEEERASLEKKLEEQEESKNKLVNLKASLDKQKASKGTLVDQLEAEQSKLLEQKQVMETEYEEVLNISADLQNKIVAEQKRQAERARKIAEEKKRKAAEERKRQQSSSGSSVAIPEVSSGAWTKPANGTFTSGYGYRIHPIYGKGKMHYGVDFANSVGTPVVSAADGVVSYASPLSTYGNVIMVTHSIDGQTFTSLYAHLSKINVSVGQVVSKGEHIGGMGNTGNSTGSHLHFEIHIGNWEGMTANSVNPLRYISL